In the Haloferula helveola genome, one interval contains:
- a CDS encoding LamG-like jellyroll fold domain-containing protein: MNPTRQNAEPGDRGELTELIERWCNRQADEADVARLEELLWQGREIRTFYRRYMNLHAALHSWCEGSLAPSDEDRTRERKVIPWMSWGGWAVAAAVALVFSMLHILGPEPEPVVLIEPAPAGDHEEALGVMVNQSGAEFRGMSDESPFGLVAGDYELAKGIVHFRLTNGVDVVMRGPANFQLVNPLDMRLQRGVVRAIVPESGQGFTIASPEMLFEDLGTEFGLSVGEGESEMYVFTGQVDVRRVGEEGEVSSVFEGESLRQQGTDVKIGRTVPEISFPTPEDVGYEGWVVNQPPLTLPDGLIGYFPFEPDPEKPNVLRNVVAGKEGASRVSDGLIRGARWVSGRWSEKQALLFDRVGDAVQLEVAGEFDEISMSAWIYVDRLDYAVNAIFVSNGWAPGDLHWQILRTQDPILAVHAIDERGALLERPIRFGRWVHVAAVLSKSEGRTRYYVDGQLAQVNKLPAESLITPGLSQLGDWVQEAADPYPLRGFRGKMDEFAIWDRALTEEEVVEMTRRGVPSLLQLADRLKPVTPEARAFFKRSKKMATEAREQDSDR, translated from the coding sequence ATGAATCCCACCCGGCAGAACGCCGAGCCCGGCGACCGTGGAGAGCTGACCGAGTTGATCGAGCGCTGGTGCAACCGGCAGGCCGACGAAGCGGATGTCGCGCGCCTGGAGGAGTTGCTGTGGCAGGGGCGGGAGATCCGCACCTTTTACCGCCGCTACATGAACCTGCACGCCGCCCTCCACAGCTGGTGCGAGGGAAGTCTGGCGCCGTCAGACGAGGATCGGACGCGCGAGCGGAAAGTGATTCCGTGGATGAGCTGGGGCGGATGGGCGGTCGCGGCCGCGGTGGCGCTGGTCTTTTCGATGCTTCATATTCTCGGGCCGGAGCCCGAGCCGGTCGTTCTGATCGAGCCGGCACCGGCCGGTGACCATGAGGAGGCGCTCGGCGTGATGGTCAACCAGAGCGGGGCCGAATTCCGTGGTATGTCCGACGAATCTCCCTTCGGTCTTGTCGCGGGTGACTATGAACTGGCGAAGGGGATCGTGCACTTCCGGCTGACGAACGGAGTGGACGTCGTCATGCGCGGACCGGCGAACTTCCAACTGGTGAACCCTCTGGACATGCGTCTCCAACGCGGCGTGGTGCGGGCGATCGTGCCCGAAAGCGGGCAGGGATTCACGATCGCTTCACCCGAAATGCTTTTCGAGGACCTCGGAACCGAGTTCGGTCTTTCGGTCGGCGAAGGTGAGAGCGAGATGTATGTCTTCACCGGCCAGGTCGATGTGCGGCGTGTCGGCGAAGAGGGCGAGGTGTCCTCGGTCTTCGAGGGCGAGTCGCTGCGCCAGCAGGGTACGGATGTGAAGATCGGCCGGACCGTGCCTGAGATCAGTTTCCCGACGCCGGAGGACGTGGGCTACGAGGGCTGGGTGGTGAACCAGCCGCCGCTTACTTTGCCAGACGGTCTGATCGGTTATTTCCCGTTCGAGCCGGATCCGGAGAAGCCGAACGTGCTGCGCAACGTCGTTGCCGGAAAGGAAGGCGCGAGCCGGGTCAGTGATGGTCTTATCCGTGGAGCCCGTTGGGTTTCGGGCCGTTGGTCGGAGAAGCAGGCGCTGCTGTTCGACCGGGTCGGGGATGCCGTGCAACTGGAGGTGGCCGGAGAGTTTGATGAGATTTCGATGTCCGCGTGGATCTATGTCGACCGTCTCGACTACGCGGTGAACGCGATTTTCGTCAGCAACGGGTGGGCGCCGGGTGATCTGCACTGGCAGATTCTACGGACACAGGACCCGATCCTTGCGGTGCACGCGATTGACGAACGCGGCGCCTTGCTTGAGCGCCCGATCCGTTTCGGTCGCTGGGTTCACGTGGCGGCAGTGCTGTCGAAGAGCGAAGGGCGAACCCGCTACTACGTCGACGGCCAACTCGCCCAAGTGAACAAGCTTCCGGCGGAGTCCCTGATTACTCCCGGCTTGTCTCAGCTTGGCGATTGGGTTCAGGAGGCGGCTGACCCGTATCCGCTGCGCGGATTCCGTGGAAAGATGGATGAGTTCGCTATCTGGGATCGCGCGCTGACCGAAGAGGAAGTTGTGGAGATGACCCGCCGCGGTGTTCCATCCCTCCTTCAACTGGCGGACCGTCTCAAGCCTGTGACACCGGAGGCTAGGGCCTTCTTCAAGCGCTCGAAGAAGATGGCAACAGAGGCGCGCGAGCAAGACTCCGATCGTTGA
- a CDS encoding LamG-like jellyroll fold domain-containing protein — protein MHPKQKLILGATTLLVAIPPATGQTLEAIADTIMLSNSGAPSLGDTRDCEDNFGARSEVILGGNGSTNNPRHGLFRFDVSSLIGPITEGATLNSATLTLFERAARDGNNGTLSQTFDAFPLVAGNAGWVEGTKTGGSAGYSAEAGSVSYLYLAAPAALGGTDGTQWFSQGGGSTPAGALPSPSLFQFGTDTGASLGSGTVNFATGVSDTLSITLDAVTLQSILPQWLADGTQNAGIAVESGGTNQLFFDSLQGDGNGAELALTFDPFPGDADYDGIQDTDETNTGTYVSPSDTGTDPALYDTDGDGISDGDEIDTGKGSAFFSDPNKADTDNDGMDDKYEIDNGLDPNDATGDNGAAGDPDGDNVSNIDEMNGLAGYGPTDPQDSDSDDDFLTDGEETSGSLNVAFFNDPTDPNDNDSDDDGLFDDQEIDGTFNVWTAGLETGAPGDPTDPNSADSDGDGLTDPQEIDNLLDPNVDGSVGETSGGAGDGPQGALGDPDSDGLTNEDEIVTYLTDPRDPDTDFDNLTDGEEVNGSLNPFGGEATDPNDDDSDNDGLLDGEEVTGVENPWLSGALRDPYNSGSDPAGDPTNPNAADTDSDDIDDLDEITGDANPWSGGVLGSPPGESTDPNNGDTDGDLTFDGAEIATGFDPSDAASFPDFFQHCIGYWPLDRATGITDPNAIVTAGVDDAVFADGGGNGLTWALGGTYGSGGGICGYAETDNSNLAYFEIDEIPGLVSATPKFTIMGWVRRNSTGYRGIFFSRDVDDVQNGSAGTNQNYGLALDATHVEGRYSGNAIDPPGGVGELASTAEWYHVAMTYDGTTGRTYLNGEEVGSANPLVTEITRAGKFFMGDDPALSNRQFNGALDDFAVFKTNLPGSVINSVYTNGLAGQPMPTAFPNAPLALQNPDSDGDEICDQWEIDLYGSINGDDDGDGIEDAREEFILLTDPFNDDTDGDGILDGEEIELGADGFITDPTDPDSDNDGVSDGQEILDGTDPTDAGSVIPPTIAGALCAYYTFDETSGITAADSATGDGAQDFTQVAGGVAWAPGLIDGAIVLTADVMTSVSPLPNGTTSFTISAWVAEAPGESGYKGIYTTGAAGGSENWGLNVEGSRQFDMRIASNGGGSQGLDMPGATQNEWHHIAMSWTSDGVAATAKTYLDGELVVTKTEADNIALAFNAGPQTWYLGRDRLTDSRRFTGAMDDMAVFKSVISDDDIKDIYYAGLAGIPVTDLIVEGPLKVISIEAGVPNPNDITITWDSSGGAATYKVVSSADLSTAVTTWPTVPGGSGIPNAGATTSAVITDALLSGPKQFYAIAEE, from the coding sequence ATGCATCCAAAACAAAAACTCATTCTTGGCGCCACGACCTTGCTGGTCGCCATTCCCCCGGCCACCGGCCAAACGCTTGAGGCGATCGCCGACACGATCATGCTCTCGAACTCCGGAGCACCTAGCTTAGGGGACACCCGAGACTGTGAGGACAACTTCGGAGCAAGAAGCGAAGTGATCCTCGGTGGGAACGGATCCACCAACAATCCTCGCCATGGACTGTTTCGATTCGACGTCAGTTCACTGATCGGTCCGATCACCGAGGGCGCGACCCTCAACTCGGCGACGCTTACCCTTTTCGAGCGGGCGGCGCGCGACGGGAACAACGGAACCCTCAGTCAGACCTTTGACGCGTTTCCGCTGGTGGCGGGCAATGCGGGATGGGTGGAAGGAACGAAGACCGGAGGCTCTGCAGGCTACTCAGCAGAAGCGGGCTCCGTATCGTATCTCTATCTGGCCGCTCCGGCGGCGCTCGGAGGAACCGACGGCACCCAGTGGTTCAGCCAGGGCGGTGGATCGACTCCGGCCGGCGCCCTGCCATCCCCTTCCTTGTTCCAATTCGGAACGGATACCGGCGCTTCTCTCGGCAGCGGTACCGTTAACTTCGCAACTGGTGTTTCCGACACGCTTTCAATCACTCTTGATGCGGTAACCTTGCAATCCATCCTGCCCCAGTGGTTGGCTGACGGCACTCAGAATGCAGGCATTGCGGTCGAGTCGGGCGGAACCAACCAGCTCTTCTTCGACTCCCTTCAGGGCGATGGCAACGGCGCCGAACTCGCGCTGACGTTCGACCCGTTCCCTGGCGACGCTGATTACGATGGTATCCAGGACACGGACGAGACCAATACCGGCACTTACGTCAGCCCGTCCGACACCGGCACCGATCCGGCGCTTTACGACACCGATGGTGACGGCATTTCCGACGGCGACGAGATCGATACCGGCAAGGGCTCTGCGTTCTTCTCCGATCCGAACAAGGCCGACACGGACAACGACGGAATGGACGACAAGTACGAGATCGACAACGGACTCGATCCGAACGACGCGACCGGTGACAACGGCGCGGCAGGTGACCCGGATGGCGACAATGTTTCGAACATCGACGAGATGAACGGACTGGCGGGCTACGGTCCGACCGACCCGCAGGATTCCGACAGTGACGACGACTTCCTGACTGATGGTGAGGAAACCAGCGGCTCGCTCAACGTGGCGTTCTTCAATGATCCGACCGATCCGAACGACAACGACAGCGATGATGACGGTTTGTTCGACGATCAGGAAATCGACGGCACGTTCAACGTGTGGACCGCGGGACTTGAGACCGGCGCGCCGGGTGATCCGACCGACCCGAACAGCGCGGACAGCGATGGTGATGGCCTCACGGACCCGCAGGAGATCGACAATCTCCTCGATCCGAACGTCGATGGCAGCGTGGGCGAAACCAGCGGTGGTGCCGGTGACGGTCCCCAGGGTGCGCTTGGCGATCCGGACTCGGACGGTCTGACCAATGAGGACGAGATCGTTACCTATCTGACCGATCCCCGTGATCCTGACACCGACTTCGACAACCTGACCGATGGTGAGGAAGTCAACGGTTCGCTGAACCCGTTCGGTGGTGAGGCTACTGATCCGAATGATGACGACAGCGACAACGACGGTCTCCTCGATGGCGAGGAAGTGACCGGTGTGGAGAACCCTTGGTTGAGCGGAGCGCTCCGCGATCCCTACAATTCGGGAAGCGATCCGGCAGGTGATCCGACCAACCCGAATGCGGCCGACACCGACAGCGATGACATTGATGACCTCGACGAGATCACCGGCGATGCCAACCCGTGGAGCGGGGGAGTGCTGGGCTCGCCTCCGGGTGAATCCACCGACCCGAACAACGGTGACACCGACGGTGACCTGACCTTCGATGGTGCCGAGATCGCGACCGGATTCGATCCGAGCGATGCCGCGAGCTTCCCGGACTTCTTCCAGCACTGCATCGGCTACTGGCCGCTGGACAGGGCCACGGGCATCACCGATCCCAATGCGATCGTGACCGCAGGTGTCGACGATGCTGTCTTCGCCGACGGTGGCGGCAACGGGCTCACGTGGGCTCTTGGTGGCACCTACGGAAGCGGTGGAGGGATCTGCGGCTATGCCGAAACCGACAACTCGAACCTCGCTTACTTCGAGATTGATGAGATTCCGGGACTGGTGAGCGCTACTCCGAAGTTCACGATCATGGGCTGGGTTAGGCGCAACAGCACCGGCTACCGCGGTATCTTCTTCAGTCGTGACGTGGACGATGTCCAGAACGGCTCGGCGGGAACCAACCAGAACTACGGACTCGCGCTCGACGCCACCCATGTCGAAGGCCGTTACTCGGGCAATGCAATCGATCCGCCGGGCGGAGTGGGCGAACTCGCTTCAACCGCGGAGTGGTATCACGTCGCCATGACATACGATGGCACGACCGGCAGGACCTATCTGAACGGCGAAGAGGTTGGTTCCGCCAATCCACTGGTGACGGAGATCACCCGGGCAGGAAAGTTCTTCATGGGTGACGATCCGGCTTTGAGCAACCGTCAGTTCAACGGCGCGCTCGACGACTTCGCCGTGTTCAAGACGAACCTTCCCGGTTCCGTGATCAACAGCGTTTACACCAACGGTCTCGCGGGTCAGCCGATGCCGACTGCGTTCCCCAACGCACCGCTGGCACTGCAGAATCCCGACTCCGACGGTGACGAGATCTGCGACCAATGGGAGATCGATCTCTACGGCAGCATCAATGGGGACGACGACGGTGACGGGATTGAGGATGCCCGGGAAGAGTTCATTCTTCTCACCGATCCTTTCAACGACGACACCGACGGCGACGGGATCCTCGACGGTGAGGAGATCGAACTCGGCGCGGACGGCTTCATCACGGATCCGACCGATCCCGATTCCGACAATGACGGTGTTTCGGACGGCCAGGAAATCCTCGACGGAACCGATCCGACCGATGCCGGAAGTGTGATTCCTCCGACCATTGCCGGTGCGCTCTGCGCCTACTACACCTTCGACGAAACCTCGGGCATCACCGCCGCCGACAGCGCGACGGGTGACGGCGCGCAGGACTTCACGCAGGTTGCCGGCGGTGTCGCATGGGCGCCGGGCCTGATTGACGGCGCGATCGTCCTGACCGCTGATGTGATGACGAGTGTTAGCCCGCTGCCGAACGGGACGACATCGTTCACCATCTCGGCCTGGGTAGCGGAAGCTCCGGGAGAGTCGGGCTACAAGGGCATCTACACGACCGGTGCGGCCGGTGGTAGCGAGAACTGGGGTCTGAACGTCGAGGGCAGCCGCCAGTTCGATATGCGTATCGCCAGCAACGGCGGTGGCAGCCAGGGCCTCGATATGCCCGGCGCGACTCAGAACGAGTGGCACCACATCGCGATGTCCTGGACTTCGGATGGTGTGGCTGCAACGGCCAAGACGTACCTCGACGGCGAATTGGTCGTCACCAAGACCGAGGCTGACAACATCGCGCTGGCCTTCAACGCCGGTCCCCAGACTTGGTATCTCGGTCGCGACCGTCTGACGGACAGCCGCCGCTTCACCGGCGCGATGGATGACATGGCGGTGTTCAAGAGCGTCATCAGCGACGATGACATCAAGGACATCTACTATGCCGGCCTTGCCGGGATTCCGGTGACCGACCTGATCGTGGAAGGACCGCTCAAGGTGATCAGCATCGAAGCCGGCGTTCCGAACCCGAACGACATCACGATCACGTGGGATTCGTCGGGAGGTGCCGCGACCTACAAGGTTGTGTCGAGCGCTGACCTTTCGACCGCGGTGACCACCTGGCCGACCGTGCCGGGAGGATCCGGCATTCCAAATGCGGGAGCCACAACTTCGGCGGTCATCACCGATGCGCTCCTGAGCGGACCGAAGCAGTTCTACGCGATTGCCGAGGAGTAA
- a CDS encoding right-handed parallel beta-helix repeat-containing protein — MRSEFHRRSRFGSACWVACSLWSAASAAEIHLAADGRDDADGLADSPVRSLAVAAERVLAAKPGSEPVTVWIHGGRYPVTETVRFGKEFSGNADAPIRFRAVEGEVPVFDSGLAVGLSKALPVSESDGLERLAESVRGQVLSLKIDDKDARDALANPSVRCSIDGRTLSLAGYPNVGFGHIDRIVNPGAVYAEGRTLGPRPSWSIDKPVGGSFTLRDKDTAAWEREYETAKLATVTGYLANDWYLQSHPLASIKDGVLRLADSSRYGIKNNEKIPRRLKVTNLLCELDAPGEFYFDRADSRLFFIPFPGQERNGTLSIWGGPGLLEVDGASHLAFEGLVAEGVSTGKAVVSVSNSSHVVLAGCTVRNSTRPGVVIEGGNDCGLRSCDLYDLRHHLTLTGGDVRTLRPAGNFAVNCHFTQVSASDFYGRVQIRGVGQIFRNNLLHNFPGQVLVFGDCDHRIERNELFNIGFEEGDGGAIYSGASRWSWGNVLRHNFLHHLMCLPQAHPRGGIYPDDGDQGETIEGNVFYKAAHRAVLINGGAGHAVRDNLFLEGYIGIYNTEASAEKAYARIAKYESGELKRGDKDDQIWRTEQVVGKEGWNREPWRSRYPTFRKIMNQERMRFYPIECEYKGNRFSGNWRNIEHRVGGGENGVKDIGQVPFIRSTDNVDIRMSVFADPDALDFRVRRGAPPPAMPAIPFAKIGLYQDIYRARLPEKDGYRRAVRSRFDGKRSFDPKAKYDPRRINGEIYFNTGLLLRDMGGMLHGVPDSRRPHTELD; from the coding sequence GTGCGTAGCGAATTTCATCGGAGGTCCCGATTCGGGTCAGCCTGTTGGGTTGCATGCTCGCTGTGGAGCGCGGCGAGCGCTGCGGAGATCCATCTCGCCGCCGATGGTCGGGACGATGCGGATGGTTTGGCGGACTCGCCGGTGCGGAGCCTCGCCGTCGCGGCCGAGAGGGTGCTGGCCGCGAAGCCCGGGTCGGAGCCGGTGACGGTTTGGATTCATGGAGGACGCTACCCGGTGACGGAGACCGTGCGTTTCGGAAAGGAGTTCTCGGGGAATGCCGATGCCCCGATTCGGTTCCGGGCCGTTGAGGGAGAGGTGCCGGTCTTTGACTCCGGTCTGGCGGTCGGCCTGTCGAAGGCACTCCCGGTTTCGGAGTCGGACGGCCTTGAGCGATTGGCCGAGTCCGTCCGCGGTCAGGTTCTGTCGCTGAAGATTGACGACAAGGACGCCCGCGATGCTCTGGCGAATCCGTCGGTCCGTTGCAGCATCGACGGCCGGACCCTATCTCTGGCTGGCTACCCTAATGTCGGCTTCGGGCACATCGATCGAATCGTGAATCCGGGAGCGGTCTATGCGGAAGGAAGAACCCTAGGGCCCCGGCCGTCGTGGTCGATCGACAAGCCTGTCGGCGGAAGCTTTACGCTTCGCGACAAGGACACCGCGGCTTGGGAGCGGGAGTATGAGACCGCGAAGCTGGCGACTGTTACCGGGTATCTCGCCAACGATTGGTATTTGCAGAGTCACCCGCTGGCTTCGATCAAAGATGGTGTGCTCCGTCTGGCCGACTCGAGCCGTTACGGGATCAAGAACAACGAAAAGATTCCCCGTCGGCTCAAGGTGACCAACCTCCTGTGCGAGTTGGATGCGCCTGGCGAGTTCTACTTCGATCGTGCCGACTCCCGCCTGTTCTTCATTCCGTTTCCCGGTCAGGAACGGAACGGGACTCTGAGCATCTGGGGTGGCCCCGGGCTTCTTGAAGTCGATGGTGCCTCGCATCTGGCTTTCGAGGGCCTGGTAGCGGAAGGGGTGAGCACCGGTAAGGCCGTGGTGTCGGTTTCGAATTCAAGTCACGTGGTGCTTGCCGGATGCACGGTGAGGAACTCGACGCGTCCGGGTGTGGTCATCGAGGGAGGGAACGACTGCGGCTTGCGGTCATGCGATCTTTACGACCTGAGGCACCATCTGACCCTGACGGGTGGTGATGTCAGGACGCTGAGGCCGGCCGGCAACTTCGCCGTCAACTGCCACTTCACCCAGGTGTCCGCGTCCGACTTCTACGGTCGGGTGCAGATCCGGGGCGTCGGCCAGATTTTCCGGAACAACCTGCTCCACAATTTCCCCGGACAGGTGCTGGTGTTCGGCGACTGCGATCATCGCATCGAACGCAACGAACTCTTCAATATCGGCTTCGAGGAAGGGGATGGCGGAGCGATCTACAGCGGGGCTTCGAGGTGGAGCTGGGGCAATGTGCTGCGACACAATTTCCTCCATCATCTGATGTGCCTCCCGCAGGCGCACCCGCGGGGTGGGATCTATCCGGATGATGGTGACCAGGGCGAGACGATCGAAGGGAATGTGTTCTACAAGGCCGCGCATCGGGCCGTCCTCATCAACGGCGGTGCGGGGCATGCGGTGAGGGATAACCTGTTTCTTGAGGGCTATATCGGGATTTACAACACCGAGGCCAGCGCCGAGAAAGCCTACGCGAGAATCGCGAAATACGAGTCGGGCGAGCTGAAGCGCGGCGACAAGGACGACCAGATCTGGCGGACGGAACAGGTGGTCGGTAAAGAGGGGTGGAACCGGGAGCCGTGGAGAAGCCGCTATCCGACGTTCCGGAAAATCATGAACCAGGAGCGGATGCGCTTCTATCCGATCGAGTGCGAGTACAAGGGAAACCGGTTCTCGGGCAACTGGCGGAACATCGAGCACCGGGTCGGTGGAGGAGAGAACGGGGTGAAGGACATCGGTCAGGTCCCTTTCATCCGGAGCACGGACAATGTGGACATCAGGATGTCGGTATTCGCCGACCCCGATGCGCTGGATTTCCGGGTGCGTCGCGGAGCGCCGCCTCCTGCGATGCCCGCGATTCCGTTTGCGAAGATCGGGCTGTATCAGGATATCTACCGGGCCCGTTTGCCGGAGAAGGATGGTTATCGCCGCGCGGTACGCTCCCGGTTCGACGGGAAGCGCAGCTTTGATCCCAAGGCGAAGTACGATCCACGCCGTATCAATGGCGAGATCTACTTCAACACCGGTCTGCTTCTCCGGGACATGGGCGGAATGCTTCACGGGGTGCCGGACTCCCGCCGCCCGCATACGGAACTCGACTGA
- a CDS encoding sigma-70 family RNA polymerase sigma factor, giving the protein MENQPEIPKIEDLPSDAAGRREALFVPLFTSSERRLRSFVFGMVPSQQDVDEIMQEVSIVLWKKFDQYEPGTEFIRWAYVVARYEVLLYRRKKARDRLCFSEKMLELLGEEYEDDEDVLERERTALDRCLKKLPESDRETLITIYSKDMKINELAEATGRTATSLYKRLNRMRAKLLTCVESQLKTV; this is encoded by the coding sequence ATGGAGAATCAGCCCGAGATCCCGAAAATCGAAGACCTGCCGTCGGACGCCGCCGGGCGGCGTGAGGCGTTGTTCGTACCCCTTTTCACCTCGAGCGAGCGTCGGCTCCGGTCCTTCGTTTTCGGCATGGTTCCGAGCCAGCAGGACGTCGACGAGATCATGCAGGAGGTGTCGATCGTACTGTGGAAGAAGTTCGACCAGTACGAGCCGGGCACCGAGTTCATCCGCTGGGCCTATGTGGTGGCCCGCTACGAGGTGCTGCTCTACCGCCGCAAGAAGGCGCGCGACCGTCTGTGCTTCAGCGAGAAGATGCTGGAGCTGCTCGGAGAGGAGTACGAGGACGACGAGGACGTGCTCGAAAGGGAGCGGACCGCGCTCGACCGCTGCCTGAAGAAGCTTCCGGAATCGGATCGGGAAACCCTGATCACGATCTACTCGAAGGATATGAAGATCAACGAGCTGGCGGAGGCCACGGGGCGGACCGCCACTTCGCTCTACAAACGATTGAACCGGATGCGTGCCAAACTGCTGACATGCGTCGAGTCCCAACTGAAGACCGTATGA
- a CDS encoding glycoside hydrolase family 97 protein, with the protein MPFLFRPSGSAILPAAIALHLGLGETPALGETLRSPDGRLHLDLELKDGLLCYSLDRDDTPLTNLSKAGIRWHDAAPRWSDLQIETSTHDSRWKPVWGKREEVRDHYSEARATVTLPDDTATPLTVVFRLYDEGLAFRYELADAGGESRSVRLLEDLAEFHFAKDGTCWSYNGENPNKGPEPLGAASGTRRLPLTARLDEKTYVSIAEADLDNFGWLELKAAGGSASFTSSIETTPIELPFRSPWRVLVIGDTPGCLVDADLLENLNPPCAIDDPSWIRPGVTFWDWRTWGYEAPDGFSYGLDMASWKRFIDYASETGVPHLLLDANWYGPEFDPASDPTVSRDHLVKQLPSGEVVREPAPEDWKEPIDVPALITYAKERGVGIFLYINDKARIRYDFEKTLATYREWGAAGIKYGFMKANSRRQKVTKTREIIELCAKYRLMCNFHDGPMPPGGLHRTWPNCMTVEFCHAQADAKKSFSPTTFNTSVFVNMISGPIDMNNGMFGLADAHKARPRVFQPIPSTIVGECARTLIAFSGQAIVLDAPESFAAHPELFSFLTAQKQPWRESETLDGAIGEFIVMRRTASDGTILLGATTNEKGRTVEVPLSFLESGTYSATIFEDKPDTHFETRKESYRSRKAEVRADDTLTLTLAPGGGACVRFTKQ; encoded by the coding sequence ATGCCTTTCCTCTTCCGACCTTCCGGTTCCGCCATCCTGCCTGCCGCAATCGCCCTCCATCTGGGTCTCGGCGAAACCCCTGCCCTTGGCGAAACCCTCCGTTCCCCGGACGGCCGCCTGCACCTCGACCTCGAACTCAAGGATGGCCTCCTCTGTTACTCGCTCGACCGCGACGACACGCCTCTCACCAACCTGAGCAAGGCAGGAATCCGATGGCACGACGCGGCACCCCGATGGTCGGACCTCCAGATCGAAACCTCCACCCATGACTCCCGCTGGAAGCCGGTCTGGGGCAAACGGGAGGAAGTCCGGGATCACTACTCCGAGGCGCGGGCCACCGTGACCCTGCCTGACGACACCGCGACCCCCCTGACCGTAGTGTTCCGGCTCTACGACGAAGGACTCGCCTTCCGCTATGAACTGGCCGACGCCGGCGGCGAGTCACGCTCCGTCCGATTGCTTGAGGATCTCGCCGAGTTTCATTTCGCCAAGGACGGAACGTGCTGGTCCTACAACGGCGAAAACCCGAACAAGGGTCCGGAACCGCTGGGCGCGGCCAGCGGAACCCGCCGACTCCCGCTGACCGCCCGTCTTGACGAGAAGACCTATGTTTCGATCGCCGAAGCCGACCTCGACAACTTCGGCTGGTTGGAACTCAAGGCAGCCGGTGGTTCAGCATCATTCACCAGCAGCATCGAAACCACCCCTATCGAACTCCCCTTCCGTTCCCCGTGGCGAGTCCTCGTCATCGGTGACACCCCGGGCTGCCTCGTCGACGCCGACCTGTTGGAAAACCTCAATCCGCCCTGCGCGATCGATGACCCTTCGTGGATCCGACCCGGAGTCACTTTCTGGGACTGGCGGACCTGGGGATACGAGGCGCCGGACGGCTTCAGCTACGGCCTCGACATGGCTTCTTGGAAACGCTTCATCGACTACGCTTCGGAGACCGGCGTTCCTCACCTGTTGCTCGACGCGAACTGGTACGGGCCCGAGTTCGATCCGGCCTCTGACCCGACCGTCAGCCGCGACCATCTCGTCAAGCAGCTCCCGTCGGGCGAAGTCGTCCGCGAACCCGCGCCCGAAGATTGGAAGGAACCGATCGATGTGCCCGCCCTGATCACCTACGCCAAGGAGCGCGGGGTCGGCATTTTTCTCTACATCAACGACAAGGCCCGGATCCGCTACGACTTCGAAAAGACACTCGCGACCTACCGTGAATGGGGCGCCGCCGGGATCAAATACGGCTTCATGAAGGCGAACAGCCGCAGGCAAAAGGTCACCAAGACCCGCGAGATCATCGAACTCTGCGCGAAATACCGGCTGATGTGCAATTTCCACGACGGTCCCATGCCGCCCGGCGGGCTCCACCGCACCTGGCCGAACTGCATGACCGTCGAGTTCTGCCACGCTCAGGCCGACGCCAAGAAGTCGTTCTCTCCCACGACCTTCAACACCTCGGTCTTCGTCAACATGATCAGCGGCCCGATCGACATGAACAACGGCATGTTCGGACTGGCCGACGCGCACAAGGCACGTCCGCGGGTGTTCCAGCCAATCCCGTCGACCATCGTCGGCGAGTGCGCGCGCACCCTGATCGCGTTCAGCGGACAGGCGATCGTCCTCGATGCTCCCGAGTCCTTCGCGGCCCACCCGGAGCTCTTCTCATTCCTCACCGCGCAGAAGCAGCCATGGCGCGAGAGCGAGACCCTCGACGGTGCGATCGGCGAATTCATCGTCATGCGGAGGACCGCGAGTGACGGCACCATCCTGCTCGGTGCCACCACCAACGAAAAAGGCCGAACCGTTGAGGTTCCCCTCTCCTTCCTCGAATCCGGGACCTACTCGGCGACCATCTTCGAAGACAAGCCTGACACCCACTTCGAAACCCGGAAGGAATCGTACCGAAGCCGCAAGGCGGAGGTCCGGGCGGATGACACGCTCACGCTTACCCTCGCACCGGGAGGCGGAGCCTGCGTCCGCTTCACCAAACAATGA